One segment of Agromyces albus DNA contains the following:
- a CDS encoding aldo/keto reductase encodes MTHASVPRIQLNDGHSIPQLGFGVFKVDPDETERIVTDALEIGYRHIDTARIYGNEAGVGKAIAESGIPREQLFITTKLWNDDQGTQSVFDAFDASLERLGLEYVDLYLIHWPTPARDRYVETWRAFEELRASGRVRSIGVSNFLVPHLERLLAETGTVPAVDQIELHPAHQQPATVEFAEENGIAIEAWGPLGQGKYPLLEHQEVTDAAAAHGRSPAQVVIRWHLQRGFIVFPKSNRRERMAENFDVFDFTLDDAEMEAITALEREGRVSSHPEHVN; translated from the coding sequence ATGACCCATGCCTCGGTACCTCGCATCCAGCTCAACGACGGCCACTCGATCCCGCAGCTCGGTTTCGGGGTATTCAAGGTCGATCCCGACGAGACCGAGCGCATCGTGACCGATGCGCTCGAGATCGGCTACCGCCACATCGACACCGCACGCATCTACGGCAACGAAGCGGGGGTCGGCAAGGCGATCGCCGAATCGGGGATCCCGCGCGAGCAGCTCTTCATCACGACGAAGCTGTGGAACGACGATCAGGGCACGCAATCGGTGTTCGATGCGTTCGACGCGAGCCTCGAGCGACTCGGCCTCGAGTACGTCGACCTCTACCTGATCCACTGGCCGACGCCGGCGCGCGACCGCTATGTCGAGACGTGGCGCGCGTTCGAGGAGCTCAGGGCATCGGGCCGGGTGCGCTCGATCGGCGTCTCGAACTTCCTCGTTCCACACCTCGAACGACTGCTCGCCGAGACCGGCACGGTGCCTGCGGTCGACCAGATCGAGCTGCATCCGGCGCACCAGCAGCCCGCCACCGTCGAGTTCGCCGAGGAGAATGGCATCGCGATCGAGGCCTGGGGACCGCTCGGCCAGGGCAAGTACCCGTTGCTCGAGCACCAGGAGGTGACGGATGCCGCTGCGGCCCATGGGCGATCGCCTGCCCAGGTCGTGATCCGGTGGCACCTCCAGCGCGGCTTCATCGTCTTCCCGAAGTCGAACCGGCGTGAGCGCATGGCGGAGAACTTCGACGTGTTCGACTTCACGCTCGACGACGCCGAGATGGAGGCCATCACGGCCCTCGAGCGCGAGGGCCGGGTGAGCTCGCATCCTGAACACGTGAACTGA